A window from Sebastes fasciatus isolate fSebFas1 chromosome 22, fSebFas1.pri, whole genome shotgun sequence encodes these proteins:
- the taf6l gene encoding TAF6-like RNA polymerase II p300/CBP-associated factor-associated factor 65 kDa subunit 6L isoform X1, which produces MADREERRFAEVSRDSVKLMAESTGVELGDDVAALLAEDVCYRLREATQSSSQFMRHAKRRKLTVEDFNRALRWSNVETVCGYGAQDALPFRSAKEGELFFIEDRDINLVELALATNIPKGCAETMVRVNVSYLDGKGNLEPQGTVPTAVQTLSEDLLKYYQQITRAILGEDPHLMKVALLDLQSNSKIAALLPYFVYVISGVKSVSHDLEQLNRLLHMVKSLVQNPYLYLGSYVRSLVSSVMYCILEPLAASINPLNDHWTLRDYAALLLSHIFWTHGDLVSGLYHQILLSLQKVLSDPVRPLCSHYGAVVGLHALGWKAVERVLFPHLPAYWANLQAVLDDYSVSNAQVKADGHKVYGAILVAVERLLKMKALSLSQPTDGGSGGPPGSVVGATGHRVSSPGLSPPAEPLSEAALGIASHLQAGGAGCPWEEWTPVPLPAMYCELYSFFGDSLAVRFSTGPGFGSYPPCTPSQLADARKEPPGPASNPDTTRKMPQLTANLNISPRQDGSPRTDPPPPSLAATGSGRSLARSSSSSSSSSVQRSRSSASRPGQRSAGLSRDVFPKARFTSPQTGLPVFTFLIGGRQMGRRCQGRRPFQTIFAPTPPLPAIPPRAYAHKLPVIGRVGKPIRRWACSHYSLHLPL; this is translated from the exons ATGGCGGACCGGGAGGAGCGCCGCTTCGCCGAGGTTTCCCGGGACTCTGTCAAACTCATGGCCGAGAGTACAGGCGTGGAGCTCGGCGACGATGTGGCTGCTCTGCTGGCGGAGGACGTGTGTTACCGGCTCAGGGAGGCAACGCAG AGCAGCTCTCAGTTTATGAGACACGCCAAGAGGAGGAAGCTGACAGTGGAGGACTTCAACAGAGCTCTGCGTTGGAGCAACGTGGAG aCCGTATGTGGCTACGGGGCCCAGGATGCTCTTCCTTTCCGCTCAGCGAAAGAAGGAGAGCTTTTCTTCATTGAGGATCGGGACATCAACCTGGTGGAGTTGGCTCTGGCCACCAACATTCCCAAAGGCTGTGCTGAGACCATGGTGCGAG TAAATGTGTCTTACCTGGATGGGAAAGGCAACCTGGAGCCTCAGGGGACAG TTCCCACAGCGGTACAGACTCTGTCAGAAGACCTGTTGAAGTACTACCAGCAGATCACTCGGGCCATCCTTGGGGAGGACCCCCACCTCATGAAG gtggcTCTGCTGGACCTCCAGTCCAACTCCAAGATCGCTGCCCTCCTGCCGTACTTTGTTTACGTCATCAGTGGG GTGAAGTCGGTAAGCCACGATCTGGAGCAGCTCAACCGGCTCCTCCACATGGTGAAGAGCCTGGTTCAGAACCCCTACCTGTACCTGGGCTCATACGTGCGCAGCCTGGTCTCCAGCGTCATGTACTGCATCCTGGAGCCGCTGGCCGCCTCCATCAACCCGCTCAACGACCACTGGACCCTCAGGGACTACGCAGCCCTGCTCCTCAGCCACATCTTCTG gACTCATGGTGATCTGGTGAGTGGTCTCTACCATCAGATCCTGCTGTCGCTCCAGAAGGTTCTGTCCGACCCAGTGAGACCACTCTGCTCCCACTATGGAGCCGTGGTGGGGCTTCATGCTCTGGGATGGAAG GCTGTAGAGAGAGTGCTCTTTCCACACCTCCCTGCCTACTGGGCCAACCTCCAGGCTGTGCTGGATGACTACTCTGTTTCCAATGCCCAGGTCAAAGCAGATGGACATAAGGTCTACGGAGCCATCCTG GTGGCGGTGGAGCGTCTGCTGAAGATGAaggctctgtctctgtctcagccAACAGATGGAGGCTCCGGTGGTCCGCCGGGCTCCGTGGTGGGTGCTACGGGTCACAGGGTGAGCTCCCCCGGCCTCAGTCCCCCTGCGGAGCCTCTCTCAGAGGCCGCCCTGGGCATCGCCAGCCACCTCCAGGCAGGCGGTGCCGGCTGTCCCTGGGAGGAGTGGACTCCGGTCCCTCTCCCTGCCATGTACTGTGAGCTCTACTCCTTCTTTGGAGACAGCCTGGCTGTCAGGTTCAGTACAGGACCCGGGTTCGGCAGCTACCCTCCCTGCACCCCGTCTCAGCTCGCCGACGCCAGGAAGGAACCCCCCGGCCCCGCCTCCAACCCCGACACCACCCGAAAGATGCCTCAGCTGACTGCCAACCTCAACATCAGCCCGCGGCAGGATGGGAGTCCTCGCACCGACCCGCCGCCACCCAGCCTGGCAGCTACCGGATCAGGAAG GTCCCTGGctcgctcctcttcctcgtcctcctcctcctccgtgcAGCGCTCCAGATCTTCCGCGTCACGTCCGGGCCAGCGTTCAGCAGGTCTGTCTCGTGACGTTTTCCCCAAAGCTCGCTTCACCTCTCCTCAGACGGGACTGCCCGTATTCACCTTCCTCATCGGCGGACGGCAAATGGGTCGCCGTTGCCAAGGGCGCCGGCCCTTCCAGACCATCTTTGCCCCGACTCCACCTCTTCCTGCCATCCCACCACGTGCCTACGCCCACAAACTGCCCGTCATCGGCAGGGTGGGCAAACCTATACGCCGCTGGGCGTGTTCCCATTACTCCCTTCATCTGCCTCTCTAG
- the taf6l gene encoding TAF6-like RNA polymerase II p300/CBP-associated factor-associated factor 65 kDa subunit 6L isoform X2: MADREERRFAEVSRDSVKLMAESTGVELGDDVAALLAEDVCYRLREATQSSSQFMRHAKRRKLTVEDFNRALRWSNVETVCGYGAQDALPFRSAKEGELFFIEDRDINLVELALATNIPKGCAETMVRVNVSYLDGKGNLEPQGTAVQTLSEDLLKYYQQITRAILGEDPHLMKVALLDLQSNSKIAALLPYFVYVISGVKSVSHDLEQLNRLLHMVKSLVQNPYLYLGSYVRSLVSSVMYCILEPLAASINPLNDHWTLRDYAALLLSHIFWTHGDLVSGLYHQILLSLQKVLSDPVRPLCSHYGAVVGLHALGWKAVERVLFPHLPAYWANLQAVLDDYSVSNAQVKADGHKVYGAILVAVERLLKMKALSLSQPTDGGSGGPPGSVVGATGHRVSSPGLSPPAEPLSEAALGIASHLQAGGAGCPWEEWTPVPLPAMYCELYSFFGDSLAVRFSTGPGFGSYPPCTPSQLADARKEPPGPASNPDTTRKMPQLTANLNISPRQDGSPRTDPPPPSLAATGSGRSLARSSSSSSSSSVQRSRSSASRPGQRSAGLSRDVFPKARFTSPQTGLPVFTFLIGGRQMGRRCQGRRPFQTIFAPTPPLPAIPPRAYAHKLPVIGRVGKPIRRWACSHYSLHLPL, from the exons ATGGCGGACCGGGAGGAGCGCCGCTTCGCCGAGGTTTCCCGGGACTCTGTCAAACTCATGGCCGAGAGTACAGGCGTGGAGCTCGGCGACGATGTGGCTGCTCTGCTGGCGGAGGACGTGTGTTACCGGCTCAGGGAGGCAACGCAG AGCAGCTCTCAGTTTATGAGACACGCCAAGAGGAGGAAGCTGACAGTGGAGGACTTCAACAGAGCTCTGCGTTGGAGCAACGTGGAG aCCGTATGTGGCTACGGGGCCCAGGATGCTCTTCCTTTCCGCTCAGCGAAAGAAGGAGAGCTTTTCTTCATTGAGGATCGGGACATCAACCTGGTGGAGTTGGCTCTGGCCACCAACATTCCCAAAGGCTGTGCTGAGACCATGGTGCGAG TAAATGTGTCTTACCTGGATGGGAAAGGCAACCTGGAGCCTCAGGGGACAG CGGTACAGACTCTGTCAGAAGACCTGTTGAAGTACTACCAGCAGATCACTCGGGCCATCCTTGGGGAGGACCCCCACCTCATGAAG gtggcTCTGCTGGACCTCCAGTCCAACTCCAAGATCGCTGCCCTCCTGCCGTACTTTGTTTACGTCATCAGTGGG GTGAAGTCGGTAAGCCACGATCTGGAGCAGCTCAACCGGCTCCTCCACATGGTGAAGAGCCTGGTTCAGAACCCCTACCTGTACCTGGGCTCATACGTGCGCAGCCTGGTCTCCAGCGTCATGTACTGCATCCTGGAGCCGCTGGCCGCCTCCATCAACCCGCTCAACGACCACTGGACCCTCAGGGACTACGCAGCCCTGCTCCTCAGCCACATCTTCTG gACTCATGGTGATCTGGTGAGTGGTCTCTACCATCAGATCCTGCTGTCGCTCCAGAAGGTTCTGTCCGACCCAGTGAGACCACTCTGCTCCCACTATGGAGCCGTGGTGGGGCTTCATGCTCTGGGATGGAAG GCTGTAGAGAGAGTGCTCTTTCCACACCTCCCTGCCTACTGGGCCAACCTCCAGGCTGTGCTGGATGACTACTCTGTTTCCAATGCCCAGGTCAAAGCAGATGGACATAAGGTCTACGGAGCCATCCTG GTGGCGGTGGAGCGTCTGCTGAAGATGAaggctctgtctctgtctcagccAACAGATGGAGGCTCCGGTGGTCCGCCGGGCTCCGTGGTGGGTGCTACGGGTCACAGGGTGAGCTCCCCCGGCCTCAGTCCCCCTGCGGAGCCTCTCTCAGAGGCCGCCCTGGGCATCGCCAGCCACCTCCAGGCAGGCGGTGCCGGCTGTCCCTGGGAGGAGTGGACTCCGGTCCCTCTCCCTGCCATGTACTGTGAGCTCTACTCCTTCTTTGGAGACAGCCTGGCTGTCAGGTTCAGTACAGGACCCGGGTTCGGCAGCTACCCTCCCTGCACCCCGTCTCAGCTCGCCGACGCCAGGAAGGAACCCCCCGGCCCCGCCTCCAACCCCGACACCACCCGAAAGATGCCTCAGCTGACTGCCAACCTCAACATCAGCCCGCGGCAGGATGGGAGTCCTCGCACCGACCCGCCGCCACCCAGCCTGGCAGCTACCGGATCAGGAAG GTCCCTGGctcgctcctcttcctcgtcctcctcctcctccgtgcAGCGCTCCAGATCTTCCGCGTCACGTCCGGGCCAGCGTTCAGCAGGTCTGTCTCGTGACGTTTTCCCCAAAGCTCGCTTCACCTCTCCTCAGACGGGACTGCCCGTATTCACCTTCCTCATCGGCGGACGGCAAATGGGTCGCCGTTGCCAAGGGCGCCGGCCCTTCCAGACCATCTTTGCCCCGACTCCACCTCTTCCTGCCATCCCACCACGTGCCTACGCCCACAAACTGCCCGTCATCGGCAGGGTGGGCAAACCTATACGCCGCTGGGCGTGTTCCCATTACTCCCTTCATCTGCCTCTCTAG
- the kcnk7 gene encoding potassium channel, subfamily K, member 7 → MAQLVSSLGLFCRVNAFACLFLCYLLFILLGGVVFTSVEKSVEKELRAEVEELRRSFLQENPCVEESRLRQVLGKALSAHQSDVAVLKSDADERRYDFTSSLYFVIVTLTTMGSDSYTPKSDEAKLFCIFYCTLGIPLTLFLLTLLSNLLLPVITHAPVHHLTTYWGLPYARAASIHASLLSVLLLSLLFLLPALLVCVVEPDWSFLDALFFCFVILSTVGEGGNSLGRSWSTTSRETLQLLTTCYLLVGLVVIITFKDTVQQVPRVCAVMRLFSGPQYAELEGVHHLSEMTLSEDSCEDEPQYSQSICTISSTPLELTGSPSHTEPETQLPKPPDRHSCTPNQPQQPTSS, encoded by the exons ATGGCCCAGCTTGTGTCTTCACTGGGTCTGTTCTGCCGGGTCAACGCATTCGCCTGCCTGTTTCTCTGCTACCTGCTCTTCATCCTGCTGGGAGGTGTGGTGTTCACAAGCGTGGAGAAGTCGGTAGAGAAGGAGCTGAGAGCCGAGGTGGAGGAGCTGCGTCGCTCCTTCCTGCAGGAGAACCCCTGTGTGGAGGAGAGCAGGCTGAGGCAGGTGCTGGGGAAAGCTCTCTCTGCTCACCAGAGTGATGTCGCTGTCCTGAAGAGCGACGCCGACGAGAGACGCTATGACTTCACATCATCGCTCTACTTTGTCATTGTCACTCTGACCACCATGG gttCTGACTCTTACACCCCCAAATCTGATGAAGCCAAGCTCTTCTGTATCTTCTACTGCACCCTGGGGATCCCCCtcaccctcttcctcctcaccctcctctccaacctcctcctccctgtcatCACCCACGCTCCCGTCCACCACCTGACCACTTACTGGGGTTTGCCCTACGCCCGGGCCGCCTCCATCCACGCCAGCCTCCTCTCTGtgcttctcctctccctcctcttcctcctcccggccctcctGGTCTGCGTGGTGGAGCCCGACTGGAGCTTCCTGGATGCTCTTTTCTTCTGCTTTGTCATCCTGAGCACCGTCGGCGAGGGAGGAAACTCTCTGGGGAGAAGCTGGAGCACGACGTCCAGAGAGACACTCCAACTCCTCACCACAT GCTACCTGCTGGTGGGCCTGGTGGTGATTATTACCTTCAAGGATACCGTCCAGCAGGTTCCCCGGGTCTGTGCGGTGATGAGGCTCTTCTCTGGTCCGCAGTATGCGGAGCTGGAAGGTGTCCATCATCTCAGTGAAATGACACTAAGTGAAGACAGCTGTGAGGACGAGCCTCAGTACTCCCAGTCCATCTGTACCATCTCCTCCACTCCATTAGAGCTGACCGGCTCGCCGTCGCACACGGAGCCAGAAACTCAACTCCCAAAACCACCTGACCGTCACAGCTGTACACCGAACCAGCCACAACAACCCACCAGCTCCTGA